A segment of the Oncorhynchus masou masou isolate Uvic2021 unplaced genomic scaffold, UVic_Omas_1.1 unplaced_scaffold_4949, whole genome shotgun sequence genome:
ATCACACAACAGTTCCGGAACAGTCGTTTGGAACAGCTGTTGCTCTCATGGGTGGTTCAGTGTTGTTTGCCTCGAAATGAGCATTGAAGACATTTAACTAATCTTGTAATCTTGTAATACGTGATAGTttccaagccctgccacatccactGAGCATCAGAGGCGACATAATaagatttgatcttagtcctgtattgactctttgcctgtttgatggcgcATCGGAGGTCGTAGCAGAATTTCTTATAATCGTCCAGCTCATTGAAAGTggtcggtcctctttttcctgtagtccactaacatCACTCTAACttcaggttagagtcccgctccttgaaagcggcagctttagcctttagctcagtgtggatgttgcctgtaatccatggcttctggttggggtatgtacgtacggtcactgtggggacgacgtcgtcgtcaatgcacttatttatgaagccagtgactgatgtggtaaactcctcaatgccatcggatgaatcctggaacatattccagtctttgcAAAACATACCTGCAGTTTAGTATCCTCTTCATCAGACCACTTGTGTATTGAGCATGTCACTGATACTTCCtatttgagtttttgcttgtaagcaggaagtaGGATGATAGGGCCATGATCTGATTTGTCAAAGGGATGGCAAGGGAGGGCCTtgcatgtgtttctgtgtgtgtagtaaaagtgatctagagttttgtcgcCTCTAGTTTCACAGGTGACATGTTTCACAGGTGACATTTGTTTCATAGGTGACACACTGTTTTGGTCAGAGTTGGTAAAACAGATTACATTTTCCCTACATTAAAATCCCTGGCCACTAGAAACACCACCTCTGGATGGGAATTTTcgtgtttgcttatggccctttACACCTCGTTGAGAGCGGTCTTACTACCcacatcggtttgtggtggtaaatagactggAACAaaaaatatactgtagataaactCTCTTggcagatagtgtggtctacagtttatcatcaGTTATTCTAATACAGGCAAGCCAAAAAACATGAGACTTCCTTAATAACATTAGAGATCACACACCAGCTGTGTTAACAAAGAACACAACGCTCTTCCCCTCATCGTATTCGAGTCTGCCGTCCAAGTCTTGACTCTGCATAGAAAACCCAACAAgatgtatgttatccatgtcctCGTTCAGGCACGACTCATAGAAATTACATAAGAGagttacagtttttttttttggttGATAGGAGAGTCTCGATAGGAGCTCATCCAGTTTTTTTCTCCAGTGACGGAACGTTCGCCAATAGAACAGAGGGCAATGGCGGTCTATTTGCTCTCCGACGTAGTCCCGTCAGGATGTCGCCTCGCCTGGCACCTCTCTTACAGCCGCTTCCTCTTTCGAGTCCCGGTGATTAGGGCCTCGGTCCTGAGTAAGCAGAACGCCCAGAGCTCCTGACTGGTCGATGTAGACATCTTCATCCAAATTGAGTTTACTGATAGCTTCTGGATACCGGAACAGCAATGTTTTGGTCATTAGGAAATGATGGCAGAGATGAAAAAAAAAAGTTACGATCAgcattaaaaaacagaaatagtaGAATTGTCAGACGGCCACTATCGACTGCGGAGCCATTTTCTTTATCAGGTCAATATAGTCACTGTCCTATAATCttatgtttctctctgtctgcagtTACCAGAACCAGAGACTGGACATGGTGAGTGATAAACCTTCATTAAGAATATCCTAGAAATAGAATATCTGGTGGTATCAAGTGTATGTCTAAAAGACACAGCTTTCagcttctctccttctctcatcccctctccccttttattcttgttctctcataccctctccccttttattcctgttctctcatccctctccccttttattcctgttctctcatccctctcccctcttattcctgttctctcatcccctctcccctcttattcctgttctctcatcccctctccactcttattcctgttctctcatcccctcttattcctgttctctcatcccctcttattcctgttctctcatcccctctccactctTATTCCTGTTCTCTCATCCCCACTTATTCCtgttctctcatcccctctccccttttattcctgttctctcatcccctctccccttttattccTGTTCTATCATACCCTCTCCCCTTTTATTTttgctctctcatcccctctcccctttaATTCCtgttctctcatcccctctccccttttattcttgctctctcgtcccctctcccattttattcttgctctctcatcccctctccccttttattccTGTTCTATCATACCCTCTCCCCTTTTATTtttgctctctcctcccctatccccctttattcttgctctctcgtcccctctccccttttattcctgttccctcatcccctctcccccttttatTCCtgttctctcatcccctctccccttttattcttgctctctcgtcccctctcccccttttattcttgctctctcgtccctctccttttattcttgctctctcgtcccctctcccttttattcttgctctctcgtcccctctccccttttattcttgctctctcgtcccctctccccctttattcttgctctctcgtcccctctccccttttattcttgctctctcgtccctctccccttttattcttgctctctcgtcccctctccccttttattcttgctctctcgtcccctctccccttttattcttgctctctgccccctctccctttttattcttgctctctcgtcccctcccccttttattcttgctctctcgtcccctctccccttttattcttgctctctcgtcccctctccccttttattcttgctctctcgtcccctctccccttttattcttgctctctcgtcccctctccccttttattcttgctctctcgtcccctctccccttttattcttgctctctcgtcccctctccccttttattcttgctctctcgtcccctctcccttttattcttgctctctcgtcccctctcccctttttattcttgctctctcgtcccctctccccttttattattgctctctcgtcccctctccccttttattcctgttccctcgtccccctctccccttttattccTGTTCCCTcgtcccccctctccccttttattctttgctctctcgtcccctctcccttttattcttgctctctccctccttttattctgtcccctctccccttttattcttgctctctcgtcccctccccttttattcttgctctctcgtcccctccccttttattcttgctctctcgtccccctcccctttttattcttgctctctcgtcccctctcccttttattcttgctctctcgtccctctccccTTTTTATTCtttgctctctcgtcccctctccccttttattcttgctctctcgtcccctctccccttttattcttgctctctcgtcccctctcccttttattcttgctctctcgtcccctctccccttttattcttgctctctcgtcctctcccctttttattcttgctctctcgtcccctctccccttttattcttgctctctcgtcccctctccccttttattcttgctctctcgtcccctctccccttttattcttgctctctcgttcCCCTCCCCcatttattcttgctctctcgtccctctccctttattcttgctctctcgtccctctccccttttattctttctctctcgtccctctcccttttattcttgctctctcgtcccctctccccttttattcttgctctctcgtcccctctccccttttattcttgctctctgtcccctctcccctttattcttgctctctcgtcccctctccccttttattcttgctctctcgtcccctctcccttttattcttgctctcgtCGCCCCTCTCCCCTTTATTCttgctctctgcccctctcccccttttattcttgctctctcgtcccctctccccttttattcttgctctctcgtcccctctccccttttattcttgctctctcgtcccctctcccttttattcttgctctctcgtcccctctccccttttattcttgctctctcgtcccctctccccttttattcttgctctctgtcccctctccccttttattcttgctctctctcgtcccctctccccttttattcttgctctctcgtccctctccccttttattattgctctctcgtcccctctccccttttattcctgttccctgtccccctctcccttttaTTCCTGTTCCctcgtccctctctcccctttattcttgctctctcgtcccctctccccttttattcttgctctctcgtcccctctccccttttattcttgctctctcgtcccctctccccttttattcttgctctctgcccctctccccttttattcttgctctctcgtccccctctccccttttattcttgctctctcgcccctctccccttttattcttgctctctcgtcctctccccttttattcttgctctctcgtccctctcccttttattcttgctctctctcccctctcccttttattcttgctctctcgtcccctctcccttttattcttgctctctcgtcccctctccccttttattcttgctctctcgtcccctctcccccttttattcttgctctctcgtcccctcccCTTTTATTttgctctctcgtccctctccccctttattcttgctctcgtcccctctcccctttttattcttgctctctcgtccctctccccttttattcttgctctctgtcccctctcccttttattcttgctctctcgtcccctctcccttttattcttgctctctcgtcccctctcccttttattcttgccctctggtcccctctcccccttttattcttgctctctcgtcccctctccccttttattcttgctctctcgtcccctctcccctctgaaAACCAGCCCCGCCAGACAAGCCCCCGCATCTCACCGGCCCTAAAGCCCAGGCCGCCCCTACAGCCCAGGGCGCCCCTACGACCCAGGCCGGCCCTACGACCCAGGCCGGCCCTATGACCCAGGCCGGCCCTACGACCCAGGCCGGCCCTACGACCCAGGCCGGCGCTACGACCCAGGCCGCCCCTACAGCCCAGGGCGCCCCTACGACCCAGGCCGGCCCTATGACCCAGGCCGGCCCTACGACCCAGGCCGGCCCTACGACCCAGGCCGGCCCTACGACCCAGGCCGGCGCTACGACCCAGGCCGCCCCTACAGCCCAGGGCGCCCCTACGACCCAGGCCGGCCCTATGACCCAGGCCGGCCCTACGACCCAGGCCGGCCCCCTACGACCCAGGCCGGCCCTACGACCCAGGCCGGCGCTACGACCCAGGCCGCCCCTACAGCCCAGGCCCGCCCCACTGCAGAGCTAGACCGTTCAGATGATAAGGTGTACCAGGCGGTCATGGAGCTGGTCCAGGTGGTGGTGCAGCTGAAGAACGGCGTGAACACACTGCAGCCGGAGGAGTACATCACCGTCATCAAGGTAAGACATGGAGCTGCTGACCTCAAACACTGTATACTGATAGTAGTAATGCAGTAGCTATAAGCTATATATACAGCTTCATTATGAaggatcttctctctctccagtctgtaGGGCTGACCTTAAGGAGTCTGATACGCAGTGTGGATGATATTCTGCCGACCCTCCACAAGTCCATTAGGACAGAGGTAAGAGTGATTACATATCATATTATTAAGCAGAAAACAGACCAGCGTCCGGACTGTAGTATAATATCTTTCTCATCCACTCTtctgtcctcacctcctctcACATATGTCCCCCTGGCCAATTTGAACAATGACATGCCAGAGTTGACAAATTGTCTCCtcttccccactccctctctccctctctcccttctctcctccccctgttcagATTGAGGGGACCCAGAAGCTGTTGAACAACGACATGTCAGAGTTGACAAActgtttcctgtctcctctccctctctccctctcccttctctcctccccctggtcAGATCGAGGGCACCCAGAAGCTGTTGAACAACGACATGTCAGAGTTGACAAACTatttcctgtctcctcttcccctctccctctctccctctctcctccccctggtcAGATCGAGGGGACCCAGAAGCTGTTGAACAACGACATGTCAGAGTTGACAAACTatttcctgtctcctcttccccactccctctctccctctctcctccccctggtcAGATCGAGGGGACCCAGAAGCTGTTGAACAACGACATGTCAGAGTTGACAAACTAttacctgtctcctcttccctctccgtctctccctctctccctctctctcccttctcctcccctggtCAGATCGAGGGGACCCAGAAGCTGTTGAACAACGACATGTCAGAGTTGACAAACTatttcctgtctcctcttcccctctccctctctccctctctcccttctctcctccccctggtcAGATCGAGGGGACCCAGAAGCTGTTGAACAACGACATGTCAGAGTTGACAAACTatttcctgtctcctcttccccactccctctctccctctctcctcccaccctggTCAGATCGAGGGGACCCAGAAGCTGTTGAACAACGACATGTCAGAGTTGATCAGTAAGATGCGTCTGGCCCAGCAGAACGCCATCACCTCTCTGAAGGAGGAGTGTAAGAAACAGATGCTGACTGCAGCACACAACCTGGCCATGGatgggaagaaccttctggatgCTAGGACCAGGCCAGGTCAGGGCCAACCTGGCCAAGCCCAAACCGAGACCCCATAGTGGGGTAAATACCCACAGGACACccacttcttttttttttaaactggagGACGGGTCAGAGCCAAGTATGTTGCGACTGAATGGATGGACTTGGGAGTCACTTGGCAGTACAGTGGTCAAGGTTTCCTACGTTGAATTAAGTGTGTCAGAATTAAAACTATCAGAAAAGATGACTTTCCCTTTTTTGTAATTGGTGTTGGATTTCTGTATCATCTCGTGTCTTGAATTGTATTGGTTATTTTAAATAGACTGTTTAGGAATCCAGGTTAATTTACTTCAggttattttcaagtttctagtAATACTGGCCAGATCAATAGATTTATTAATTTGCATATGTGTTGTTT
Coding sequences within it:
- the LOC135535664 gene encoding focal adhesion kinase 1-like — translated: MAVYLLSDVVPSGCRLAWHLSYSRFLFRVPVIRASVLITRTRDWTCPGRPYSPGRPYDPGRPYDPGRPYDPGRPYDPGRPYDPGRRYDPGRPYSPGRPYDPGRPYDPGRPYDPGRPYDPGRPYDPGRRYDPGRPYSPGRPYDPGRPYDPGRPYDPGRPPTTQAGPTTQAGATTQAAPTAQARPTAELDRSDDKVYQAVMELVQVVVQLKNGVNTLQPEEYITVIKSVGLTLRSLIRSVDDILPTLHKSIRTEIEGTQKLLNNDMSELISKMRLAQQNAITSLKEECKKQMLTAAHNLAMDGKNLLDARTRP